The following DNA comes from Arthrobacter sp. SLBN-83.
GGGCCATCGCCGAGGCGACGGCCGCCGTCGTCAGTGCCGGCCGTTAAGCCGCATGCCGGCCATTTCCCTTCCCATCCGCACCGACCGGCTGGTCCTGCGCAGGTTCGACGGCGGCGACCTGGACGCCTTCCACGCCTACCACTCGCTGCCGGAGACCGCCCGGTACCTTCCCGGTCCCGCCAAGACCTACACGCAGTCGATGGAGCGGGTGGGGCGGTACGCCAACTTCGCCTTCGAGAAGGAGGGGGACTGGGTGGCCCTTGCCATCGAAGCGGCGGACGAGCCCGGGCTGCAGGGCGAAGTGGTGCTCAAATGGCTGCCGGGACGCGGGCAGGGCGAGGTGGGCTGGACCCTGGCGCCGGGAGCCCGCGGCAAGGGCTATGGCACGGAGGCCGCCCAGGCCGTCCTGCGCCTTGGCTTCGAGGAGCTGGCGATGCACCGGATCGAAGCGCGCCTGGACGAACTCAACGGGGCCTCGGCGGCACTGTGCAGCCGGCTGGGCATGCGGCTGGAAGCGCGGCACATCGATAAATGGCACTACAAAGGCCAGTGGGCCA
Coding sequences within:
- a CDS encoding GNAT family N-acetyltransferase, producing the protein MPAISLPIRTDRLVLRRFDGGDLDAFHAYHSLPETARYLPGPAKTYTQSMERVGRYANFAFEKEGDWVALAIEAADEPGLQGEVVLKWLPGRGQGEVGWTLAPGARGKGYGTEAAQAVLRLGFEELAMHRIEARLDELNGASAALCSRLGMRLEARHIDKWHYKGQWATELIYSILADEWRIGSRG